In a genomic window of uncultured Sphaerochaeta sp.:
- a CDS encoding LrgB family protein, whose product MLEIVHSPLFGIMLSIISFRIGLWVNKKVGHPLANPLIIAMLIVVAVLTLFDIPLDAFEEGSSFISMFLAPVTAVLALTIYRQRKILAGAFLPVLLGTLAGALAALSTIRFSATLLGLDERMVASLLSKSVTTPIAIAITEQFGGIPALTIASTVITGLAGNLLAPVLGKVFRIKDPVAHGVGIGSCSHALGTSKALELGEIQGAMSSISISLSAIWTVLLAPFFF is encoded by the coding sequence ATGCTTGAGATAGTGCACTCACCCCTGTTTGGCATCATGCTCTCCATCATCTCGTTTCGCATCGGGCTTTGGGTCAACAAGAAGGTGGGCCATCCATTGGCAAACCCCCTCATCATTGCGATGCTCATCGTGGTGGCGGTCCTTACCCTGTTTGACATCCCCCTCGACGCATTTGAGGAGGGTTCTTCCTTCATTTCCATGTTCCTGGCACCGGTCACCGCAGTGCTTGCCCTCACCATCTATCGTCAGCGCAAGATTCTTGCAGGGGCTTTCCTTCCGGTTTTGCTGGGCACCCTGGCAGGGGCGCTGGCAGCCCTCAGCACCATTCGGTTCAGTGCCACCCTTCTGGGTTTGGATGAACGCATGGTGGCAAGCTTGCTCTCCAAGAGTGTCACCACCCCCATTGCTATTGCCATCACCGAGCAGTTCGGGGGTATCCCCGCCCTGACCATCGCCTCGACGGTCATCACGGGTCTGGCAGGGAACCTGCTTGCCCCGGTATTGGGGAAGGTGTTTCGCATCAAGGACCCGGTGGCCCATGGGGTGGGCATCGGCAGTTGCAGCCATGCCCTGGGGACAAGCAAAGCCCTGGAACTCGGCGAGATCCAGGGTGCGATGAGCAGTATTTCGATCAGCTTGTCAGCTATTTGGACGGTGTTGCTTGCGCCGTTTTTCTTCTAG
- a CDS encoding YitT family protein has protein sequence MHSTLNKRLVIEALYLVGGTALAGFSIATFITPAKIASGGVNGIATILYHLTGWDTGLVMLAISIPIFLIGMLVFGRIYGAKSLAGTLLLSLWVSFFGQMTAYEGFLPYIDRMDTLLSAIFGGVLLGSGIGLVLRSGANTGGTDILAQILSKYTPLNLGTSLFLCDASVIVLGAVAFGFERALFAIITLYLSGQMVNYMVMSLGTKYAKTAYIVSERHEVIGKRIITELHHGGTLINGVGIFTGKERTMLMAVVHNQQINHLTRIVHEEDPKAFMFVHETYQALGEGFVPMHRLIRLEEKRRKQHRPNS, from the coding sequence ATGCACAGCACACTGAACAAGCGCCTCGTCATCGAGGCGCTCTATCTTGTCGGAGGAACTGCGCTGGCAGGATTCTCCATCGCAACTTTCATCACACCGGCCAAGATAGCCAGCGGAGGGGTGAACGGCATCGCCACGATCCTCTACCACCTCACCGGTTGGGACACGGGTCTGGTGATGCTTGCCATCAGCATCCCGATCTTCCTCATCGGCATGCTGGTCTTCGGGCGCATCTATGGAGCCAAAAGCCTTGCAGGGACCCTGCTCCTGAGCCTCTGGGTCAGCTTCTTCGGCCAGATGACCGCCTATGAGGGCTTCCTCCCCTATATCGACCGGATGGATACCCTCCTATCGGCAATATTCGGCGGGGTGTTGCTGGGAAGCGGCATAGGACTGGTACTGCGCAGCGGTGCCAATACCGGCGGCACGGATATCCTTGCCCAGATCCTGAGCAAGTACACACCGCTCAATCTGGGGACCTCACTCTTTCTCTGTGACGCTTCGGTCATCGTTCTGGGTGCTGTTGCCTTTGGCTTTGAACGGGCCCTGTTTGCCATCATCACCCTCTACCTTTCGGGACAGATGGTGAACTACATGGTCATGAGCCTGGGTACCAAGTATGCCAAGACCGCCTACATTGTCAGCGAACGGCATGAGGTGATCGGCAAACGGATCATCACCGAGCTGCACCATGGGGGAACGCTGATCAACGGGGTGGGAATCTTCACCGGAAAGGAACGCACCATGCTCATGGCGGTGGTGCACAACCAGCAGATCAACCACCTGACCAGGATCGTCCACGAGGAAGATCCGAAAGCATTCATGTTTGTCCACGAAACCTATCAGGCACTCGGTGAGGGGTTTGTCCCCATGCACCGCCTCATTCGCCTAGAAGAAAAACGGCGCAAGCAACACCGTCCAAATAGCTGA
- a CDS encoding mannitol dehydrogenase family protein: MKLTNEGLQAKEAWKQKGYTLPAFDRDAMLKETAQNPTWVHFGAGNIFRVFPAALQQHLLNQKITKTGIIVGEGFDYEIIDKVYDKHDNITLMVTLKSDGSIDKEVIASVAYAYKCDPQFAKEWEFFQQAFRNPSLQMVSFTITEKGYSLRAGNGEFYPAMVADLANGPNKSTMFLSKLTALVYERYLAKAGKLTLVSMDNCSHNGQKLQDAVMTIAQAWAKHGHAESGFVTYLEQEVTFPWSMIDKITPRPDAKVEAMLKADGFEDTSLVITDKNTYTAAFVNAEESQYLVIEDLFANGRPALEKAGVFFTDRETVNQVERMKVTTCLNPLHTALAIYGCLLGHTLISDEMRDSELKALVEKIGYEEGMPVVVDPKILNPKQFIDEVLTVRFPNPFMPDTPQRIATDTSQKLAIRFGETIKAYLANEELDVKNLKLIPLVFAGWLRYLLGLNDELRPFTPSPDPRLAEVQTSLVDIKIGMQGPFPSLDGLLSDTTLWGVDLNAIGMAELVKTYFAQLLAGKGAVRETLRKYVH, encoded by the coding sequence ATGAAACTTACCAATGAAGGTTTGCAAGCAAAAGAGGCCTGGAAGCAGAAGGGATACACCCTTCCTGCCTTTGACAGAGACGCAATGCTCAAGGAAACTGCACAGAACCCCACCTGGGTTCACTTCGGGGCGGGAAACATCTTCCGTGTCTTCCCGGCAGCCTTGCAGCAGCACCTGCTCAACCAAAAGATCACCAAGACAGGCATCATCGTCGGAGAAGGTTTTGACTACGAGATCATCGACAAGGTGTACGACAAGCACGACAACATCACCCTGATGGTCACGCTCAAGAGCGATGGATCGATCGACAAGGAGGTCATCGCCTCGGTTGCCTATGCCTACAAGTGCGACCCCCAGTTTGCCAAGGAGTGGGAGTTCTTCCAGCAGGCCTTCAGGAATCCAAGCCTTCAGATGGTCAGCTTCACCATTACCGAAAAAGGGTACTCCCTGCGTGCAGGCAACGGCGAGTTCTACCCTGCCATGGTTGCCGATCTGGCCAACGGCCCGAACAAAAGCACTATGTTCCTCTCCAAACTCACCGCCCTCGTCTATGAGCGCTATCTTGCAAAGGCCGGCAAGCTGACCCTGGTCAGCATGGACAACTGTTCGCACAATGGGCAGAAGCTCCAGGATGCGGTCATGACCATAGCCCAGGCATGGGCCAAGCATGGGCATGCAGAATCTGGCTTTGTCACCTACCTCGAGCAGGAAGTGACCTTCCCGTGGTCCATGATCGACAAGATCACCCCGCGTCCCGATGCAAAGGTGGAAGCGATGCTGAAGGCCGACGGCTTTGAGGACACCTCCCTGGTCATCACCGACAAGAACACCTACACCGCTGCCTTCGTCAATGCAGAGGAGTCCCAGTACCTTGTCATCGAGGACCTGTTTGCAAACGGACGGCCCGCCTTGGAGAAGGCAGGTGTCTTCTTCACCGACCGTGAGACGGTCAACCAGGTTGAGCGCATGAAGGTGACCACCTGCCTCAACCCCCTGCACACCGCCCTCGCCATCTACGGCTGCTTGCTGGGGCATACCCTGATCAGCGACGAGATGAGAGACAGTGAATTGAAAGCCTTGGTCGAAAAAATCGGCTATGAGGAGGGGATGCCTGTGGTCGTCGACCCGAAGATCCTCAACCCCAAGCAGTTCATCGACGAGGTGCTCACCGTCCGTTTCCCCAACCCGTTCATGCCCGACACCCCCCAGAGAATCGCCACCGATACCAGCCAGAAGCTGGCGATCCGCTTCGGCGAGACGATCAAGGCATACCTCGCAAATGAAGAGCTGGATGTGAAGAATCTCAAACTCATCCCGCTGGTGTTTGCAGGCTGGCTCCGCTACCTGCTCGGCCTCAACGATGAGCTGCGGCCCTTCACTCCCAGTCCTGACCCCCGCCTTGCTGAAGTGCAGACTTCCTTGGTGGATATCAAGATTGGGATGCAGGGACCCTTCCCCTCACTCGATGGCCTGTTGTCAGACACCACACTGTGGGGAGTGGACCTCAATGCAATCGGAATGGCAGAGCTGGTGAAAACCTACTTCGCCCAGCTGCTTGCAGGCAAGGGTGCGGTGCGCGAGACCTTGCGCAAATACGTCCACTGA
- a CDS encoding GntR family transcriptional regulator, with translation MANIVRVTASEEIYQTLRSEILSLRFKPGEELNLQLLSTQLQVSRSPVRDALMRLSGDNLVDIFPQKGTRVSLINLKQVEEERFLRKSLEESAVRKFIYQSKEEHFQAMERAVEEQVDAMASDDFVKFIEADDQFHSQIFSGIGMQRIWKIITNQGGNHHRIRLLSFSEKNVLPNIIEQHRNMIEALRTKQMEAILTLEDKHLSKLLQETELMVQHYPDYFRQETSYVGLRLRPTT, from the coding sequence ATGGCCAATATCGTCAGAGTCACTGCAAGCGAAGAGATCTATCAGACACTCCGCTCGGAAATCCTCTCATTGCGGTTCAAGCCTGGCGAGGAGTTGAATCTGCAGCTGCTCTCCACGCAGCTGCAGGTCAGCCGTTCTCCGGTACGGGACGCACTCATGCGTCTGAGCGGGGACAATCTGGTGGATATCTTCCCCCAGAAAGGAACCCGTGTCTCCCTGATCAACCTCAAGCAGGTTGAGGAGGAGAGATTCCTGCGCAAGAGCCTTGAGGAGAGTGCAGTCCGCAAGTTCATCTACCAGAGCAAGGAAGAGCATTTCCAAGCGATGGAGCGTGCAGTTGAGGAGCAGGTCGATGCAATGGCATCTGACGATTTCGTGAAGTTCATTGAAGCTGACGACCAGTTCCACTCCCAGATCTTCAGTGGGATCGGCATGCAGCGCATCTGGAAGATCATCACCAACCAAGGCGGCAACCATCACAGGATCCGCCTCCTCTCCTTCTCGGAAAAGAATGTACTTCCCAATATCATCGAGCAACACCGCAACATGATCGAGGCCCTCCGAACCAAGCAGATGGAAGCGATCCTCACCCTTGAGGACAAGCATCTCTCCAAGCTGCTGCAGGAGACCGAACTGATGGTCCAGCACTATCCCGATTACTTCAGGCAGGAGACCAGCTACGTCGGTCTCCGACTTCGTCCCACCACATAA
- the uxuA gene encoding mannonate dehydratase yields MHMSLRWFGSKFDSVSLEKIRQIPGVEGVITTLYDIPAGQVWPKEKIKALKEEVEAAGLKVLGIESVNVHDAIKIGNEERDQYIANYIETLENLGSEGITTVCYNFMPVFDWTRTDLAKMRSDGTTVLAYDQKVVDSIDPQTFFDRTNSNSNGFAMPGWEPERLAKVKELFEAYQGVSEEKLFDNLIYFLKAIQPTCEKWGIKMAIHPDDPAWPVFGLPRIITSKEKIMKVMQAVDAPFNGLTFCAGSFGTNPKNDLPGIIRSLPGRIHFAHIRNLHHFEPGVFEEAAHLSRDGSFDLYEIVKALDDINFEGPARPDHGRMIWGEVAMPGYGLYDRALGASYILGLYEAIQKSKAGK; encoded by the coding sequence ATGCATATGTCACTTCGTTGGTTTGGATCTAAATTCGATTCCGTTTCCCTTGAGAAAATCCGTCAGATTCCCGGTGTGGAGGGAGTCATCACCACCCTCTATGATATTCCCGCAGGCCAGGTATGGCCCAAGGAGAAAATCAAGGCCCTCAAGGAAGAGGTCGAGGCTGCAGGCCTGAAAGTCCTGGGCATCGAGAGTGTCAACGTGCACGACGCCATCAAGATCGGAAACGAGGAGCGGGACCAGTACATCGCCAACTACATCGAAACCCTGGAGAACCTGGGCAGCGAAGGCATCACCACCGTGTGCTACAACTTCATGCCGGTGTTCGACTGGACCCGCACCGACCTGGCCAAGATGCGCAGTGACGGGACCACCGTACTCGCCTACGACCAGAAGGTGGTCGACAGCATCGACCCGCAGACCTTCTTCGACCGGACCAATTCCAACTCCAATGGCTTCGCCATGCCCGGTTGGGAACCCGAACGCCTGGCAAAAGTGAAGGAGCTCTTCGAAGCCTACCAGGGAGTGAGCGAAGAGAAATTGTTTGACAACCTCATCTACTTCCTCAAGGCAATCCAGCCGACCTGTGAGAAATGGGGCATCAAGATGGCAATCCATCCCGATGACCCGGCCTGGCCGGTCTTCGGTCTTCCCCGCATCATCACGAGCAAGGAGAAGATCATGAAGGTCATGCAGGCTGTCGATGCACCCTTCAACGGGCTCACCTTCTGCGCAGGAAGCTTCGGAACCAACCCCAAGAACGACCTCCCCGGCATCATCCGCTCCCTTCCCGGCAGAATCCATTTCGCCCACATCCGCAACCTCCACCACTTCGAACCCGGAGTCTTCGAGGAAGCAGCCCACCTTTCCCGTGATGGTTCTTTCGACCTCTATGAGATCGTGAAGGCTTTGGATGACATCAACTTCGAAGGTCCGGCACGACCCGACCACGGAAGGATGATCTGGGGTGAGGTAGCCATGCCCGGCTATGGTCTGTATGACCGTGCCTTGGGTGCCAGCTACATCCTCGGTCTCTACGAGGCAATCCAGAAAAGCAAGGCAGGCAAGTAA
- a CDS encoding glucosamine-6-phosphate deaminase — translation MRVTICEDKHDMGYQAAKLGLAIIREAIEKHGRAYIVVATGLSQFSLYAHLGESDVDWSKVEAFGLNEYVGISDSHPSSFRYYLNNRFVKKVLKLGAFHAINGDAEDLPAEIARLNALIADQEIDVAFLGIGENGHIGFNDPPANFETNDPYIIVDLEERCRRQQVSEGWFPTLEEVPTKAITMSVRQILKARNLICSVPDQRKARAVAMCMYDQISVYAPCSALRTKKECTLLLDRPSSLLVMGDRR, via the coding sequence ATGCGCGTCACCATCTGCGAAGACAAACATGACATGGGATACCAAGCCGCAAAGCTGGGTCTCGCCATCATCAGGGAAGCCATCGAGAAACATGGACGAGCGTACATAGTCGTGGCTACCGGACTGAGCCAGTTTTCCCTGTATGCCCACCTCGGAGAGTCGGATGTCGACTGGAGCAAGGTTGAGGCGTTCGGCCTCAATGAGTATGTGGGCATCAGCGACAGCCACCCTTCCAGCTTCCGCTACTACCTGAACAACCGCTTTGTGAAAAAGGTCCTCAAGCTGGGAGCCTTCCACGCCATCAACGGCGATGCTGAAGACCTCCCGGCCGAAATAGCCAGGCTCAATGCCCTGATTGCAGATCAGGAGATTGATGTTGCCTTCCTGGGAATCGGGGAAAACGGGCACATCGGCTTCAACGACCCCCCGGCAAACTTCGAAACCAATGATCCCTACATCATCGTCGACCTTGAGGAACGGTGCAGGCGCCAGCAGGTCAGTGAGGGCTGGTTCCCTACCCTTGAAGAGGTTCCCACCAAGGCAATCACGATGTCTGTCAGGCAGATTCTCAAAGCCAGGAATCTCATCTGCTCAGTGCCTGACCAGCGCAAGGCTCGTGCCGTGGCCATGTGCATGTATGACCAGATTTCGGTCTATGCTCCCTGCTCCGCACTGCGGACAAAGAAGGAGTGCACGCTCCTGCTCGACCGGCCCTCCTCCCTGTTGGTCATGGGTGATCGCAGATAA
- a CDS encoding UPF0158 family protein, whose amino-acid sequence MDTEQTSYSLPPLTEELLESIIFSMEDQESCFYLDLLKGSLITEKERAFLLEDEGNQQEERFLPIPDWEPSDGFHLMEQFANRVRNPLYRTRLMGALQSGKGVFRKFKDTLAELPILERKWFAFKEEQLRRVVITWYREQEGVLGLLKLPAECEELTEDILLEDFTFESIEGEVPPDLALFMQELLEMGRASEDEDAIASFLLARRIELLAPTHFQIARTQEGALAAFLAYELLDNGVVEVPFFAVRREYRGLGLFRLLFDSFSRQMARLHYTRILITLSGDAVTMDRFFSPYGAEPICRQLVIKSDQWNTANRSSEEAFL is encoded by the coding sequence ATGGATACTGAACAAACCTCCTACAGCTTGCCTCCCTTGACCGAAGAGCTGCTTGAATCGATAATTTTCTCCATGGAAGACCAGGAGAGTTGCTTCTATCTGGACCTCCTGAAGGGTAGTCTGATCACAGAGAAGGAGCGCGCCTTCCTTCTCGAGGATGAGGGAAACCAGCAGGAGGAGCGGTTTCTGCCCATCCCTGACTGGGAACCCTCCGACGGCTTCCACCTGATGGAGCAGTTTGCAAACCGGGTGCGCAACCCGCTTTACCGGACCAGGCTCATGGGAGCGCTGCAAAGCGGCAAAGGCGTCTTCCGCAAGTTCAAGGATACCCTGGCTGAACTTCCCATACTCGAACGCAAATGGTTCGCCTTCAAGGAAGAGCAACTCAGGCGTGTGGTCATCACCTGGTACCGCGAACAGGAGGGAGTGCTCGGTCTTCTGAAGTTGCCCGCTGAGTGCGAGGAGCTTACCGAGGACATCCTGCTGGAGGACTTCACCTTCGAAAGCATAGAGGGAGAGGTCCCCCCCGATCTTGCCCTCTTCATGCAGGAGTTGCTTGAGATGGGACGCGCAAGTGAAGATGAGGATGCCATTGCATCCTTCTTGCTTGCACGGCGCATAGAGCTGCTTGCCCCAACACACTTTCAGATCGCCCGTACCCAGGAAGGGGCCTTGGCCGCCTTCCTTGCCTATGAACTGCTGGACAACGGTGTGGTGGAAGTCCCGTTCTTTGCAGTCAGGCGTGAGTACCGGGGTCTGGGCCTCTTCCGCCTGCTCTTTGACTCCTTCTCACGGCAGATGGCCCGCCTGCACTATACGCGGATTCTCATCACCCTCTCCGGTGATGCGGTGACCATGGATCGCTTTTTCTCCCCGTATGGAGCCGAACCGATCTGCCGTCAGCTGGTGATCAAGAGTGACCAGTGGAATACTGCAAACCGCTCCAGTGAGGAAGCTTTTCTCTGA
- the eno gene encoding phosphopyruvate hydratase — MSIIEFIEAREILDSRGNPTVEVDVILEDGSMGRAAVPSGASTGVHEAVELRDGDKSRYLGKGVLKAVDNVNDIIAPELEGMDALDQVAIDRAMIALDGTPNKAKLGANAILGVSMAVARAAADYLGLPLYKYLGAYHACVLPVPMANILNGGAHSDNKVDFQEFMVMPIGAPSLREGLRWTAEVFHNLKSVLKGKKYNTSVGDEGGFAPDLQSNEEALEVIMEAIKKAGYTTGRDGDFMIALDPASSELYDEKTKTYTLKWTTGEKLTSAQMVDLWEDWANRYPIISIEDGMAEDDWEGWKMLTDRIGDRVQLVGDDLFVTNVERLKMGLEKGVGNSILIKVNQIGTLTETFEAIDLAKRNGYTSVVSHRSGETEDNFIADLVVALETGEIKTGSMSRSDRLSKYNQLLRIEDYLGDTAKYAGRDAFRVL; from the coding sequence ATGAGCATTATTGAATTTATCGAAGCCAGGGAGATCCTTGACTCACGTGGTAATCCCACCGTAGAAGTAGATGTCATTCTTGAAGATGGCTCCATGGGCCGTGCAGCGGTTCCCTCCGGCGCATCCACCGGTGTCCACGAGGCTGTTGAGCTTCGCGATGGAGACAAGAGTCGTTACCTCGGCAAGGGCGTCCTGAAGGCTGTTGACAATGTCAACGACATCATCGCTCCCGAACTCGAAGGCATGGATGCTCTTGACCAGGTTGCCATTGACCGCGCCATGATCGCCCTTGACGGTACCCCGAACAAGGCCAAGCTTGGTGCAAACGCCATTCTCGGTGTCTCCATGGCTGTGGCTCGTGCTGCTGCCGACTACCTTGGTCTGCCCCTGTACAAGTACCTTGGTGCCTATCATGCTTGCGTGCTTCCCGTGCCGATGGCAAACATCCTCAACGGTGGCGCTCACAGCGACAACAAGGTTGACTTCCAGGAATTCATGGTAATGCCCATCGGAGCTCCCTCGCTGCGCGAAGGCCTTCGCTGGACTGCCGAGGTTTTCCACAATCTCAAGTCCGTCCTGAAGGGAAAGAAGTACAATACCTCCGTCGGTGACGAAGGTGGTTTTGCTCCTGACCTGCAGTCCAATGAAGAGGCCCTCGAGGTCATCATGGAAGCCATCAAGAAGGCTGGTTACACCACCGGTCGTGATGGGGACTTCATGATCGCCCTTGACCCCGCTTCCTCCGAGCTTTATGACGAGAAGACCAAGACCTATACCCTCAAGTGGACCACCGGGGAGAAGCTGACCAGCGCCCAGATGGTAGACCTGTGGGAAGACTGGGCCAACCGCTACCCGATCATCAGCATCGAGGACGGCATGGCTGAGGATGACTGGGAAGGTTGGAAGATGCTGACCGACCGCATCGGTGATCGTGTCCAGCTCGTAGGTGACGACCTGTTCGTAACCAATGTCGAGAGACTGAAGATGGGTCTTGAGAAGGGCGTTGGCAACTCCATCCTGATCAAGGTCAACCAGATCGGCACCCTGACCGAGACCTTCGAGGCCATTGACCTTGCAAAGCGCAACGGTTACACCTCCGTCGTTTCCCACCGCTCTGGTGAGACCGAGGACAACTTCATTGCTGACCTCGTAGTCGCCCTTGAGACCGGTGAGATCAAGACAGGAAGCATGAGCCGCTCCGACCGTCTTTCCAAGTACAATCAGCTTTTGAGGATCGAGGATTACCTCGGTGATACCGCAAAGTATGCTGGTCGTGACGCATTCCGCGTTCTGTAA
- a CDS encoding S66 peptidase family protein: MLEKPRHLGRGDTVATVSLSWGGAGDAELLWRYEVGKKRLEDVFGLKVVEMEHTLSGSAFLAEHPLLRAQDLHQAFADSEIKAVFSCIGGDDSIRMLPYIDYELLSRNPKIFLGYSDSTVTHLILYKAGISSYYGPSVLAEFAENLAVYPYTESWVHKLLFSTDPVGLVPMPSHWTGEYLPWTQGNRCIAKTLNVHEGAQVLQGEGVMEGPLLGGCLETLDMCIGTEIWPDFTDCLLFLETSELAVSPERFQQLLNRLMGAGFFDESRGLLFAKPYQGIHQQEYHTILKKTLAEHGLADMPVAVNLAFGHNEPMCILPYGSIGRFDCSSRQFSLLEPAVN; this comes from the coding sequence ATGCTGGAAAAACCAAGACACTTGGGGCGAGGGGATACGGTTGCCACCGTGAGCCTGAGCTGGGGCGGTGCAGGCGATGCTGAGCTTCTTTGGCGGTATGAGGTAGGCAAAAAGCGGCTTGAGGATGTCTTCGGCCTGAAGGTGGTGGAGATGGAGCACACCCTCAGCGGGAGTGCCTTTCTCGCAGAACATCCGCTTCTTCGTGCCCAGGACCTGCACCAAGCCTTTGCAGATAGTGAGATCAAGGCGGTGTTCAGCTGCATCGGTGGGGATGACAGCATCCGCATGCTGCCCTACATAGACTATGAGCTGCTCTCGCGCAATCCCAAGATCTTCCTTGGCTACAGCGACAGCACCGTCACCCATCTGATTTTGTACAAGGCAGGGATATCCTCCTATTACGGACCATCGGTGCTTGCTGAGTTTGCCGAGAACCTTGCCGTCTACCCCTACACTGAATCGTGGGTGCACAAGCTGCTGTTCTCAACAGATCCTGTTGGCTTGGTTCCCATGCCAAGCCATTGGACAGGGGAGTACCTGCCGTGGACGCAAGGAAACCGTTGCATAGCGAAAACGCTGAATGTGCATGAGGGAGCACAGGTCCTGCAAGGCGAAGGGGTTATGGAAGGCCCTTTGCTGGGAGGTTGCCTTGAGACACTGGATATGTGCATTGGTACCGAAATCTGGCCCGATTTCACCGACTGCCTGCTCTTTCTGGAGACAAGTGAGCTGGCGGTGAGTCCCGAGCGGTTCCAGCAGCTGCTCAATCGCCTGATGGGTGCAGGGTTTTTTGACGAGAGCAGGGGACTCCTGTTTGCAAAACCCTATCAGGGAATCCATCAGCAGGAGTACCACACCATCCTCAAAAAGACCCTTGCCGAGCATGGGCTTGCGGATATGCCGGTGGCTGTCAATCTTGCCTTCGGCCACAACGAGCCGATGTGCATCCTTCCCTATGGCTCGATCGGCCGCTTTGATTGCAGCTCCAGGCAGTTCAGTCTTTTGGAGCCTGCGGTGAACTGA
- a CDS encoding type II CAAX endopeptidase family protein translates to MDKEHQMEGNMEQGRHTYQRESLSLALSMVLVSAFWILFGPVAVQLIHPIGLPYLTANAPFLAMGLGIVVSLRFLLARSFTQLATDHSRFRFPLFGRAFLAYFFTATLFLLFFFLSDPDSISIHPAPLRQKLLMLLLVVAITPMQTSSEEVLFRILPVRIVTGKTLRVGKLHRLFASLFSALLFALPHLGNRELTQAQSPAIVLGYYALFGFLVTSMSLQSGGFEIALAVHAANNLFVALICNYQGSSLPSLPLFESTRALGTWTDLAQLTAGLVAVWLACRSAFSSPQAPKD, encoded by the coding sequence ATGGACAAAGAACACCAAATGGAAGGAAATATGGAGCAAGGCCGGCATACCTACCAGAGGGAAAGCCTGTCGCTCGCCCTTTCGATGGTCTTGGTCAGTGCCTTCTGGATTCTCTTCGGGCCTGTTGCCGTCCAACTCATCCACCCCATCGGCCTTCCCTATCTGACAGCAAACGCCCCGTTCCTCGCCATGGGCCTTGGCATTGTGGTTTCCTTGCGCTTCTTGCTCGCCCGTTCCTTCACCCAGCTTGCAACCGATCACAGCCGCTTCCGATTTCCCCTCTTCGGCAGGGCCTTTCTCGCCTACTTTTTCACCGCAACGCTGTTTCTGCTTTTCTTCTTTCTCTCCGATCCTGACTCAATCAGTATCCATCCGGCCCCATTGCGCCAGAAGCTGCTGATGCTGCTCCTGGTCGTGGCGATCACCCCGATGCAGACCAGCTCAGAGGAGGTGCTTTTCCGCATCCTCCCTGTTCGCATAGTCACCGGCAAAACCCTGAGGGTAGGCAAGCTCCACCGTCTCTTTGCCAGCCTGTTCTCAGCCCTGCTCTTCGCCCTCCCGCATTTGGGCAACCGTGAGCTAACACAAGCCCAGAGCCCAGCCATCGTTCTCGGCTATTATGCGCTGTTTGGTTTTCTGGTCACTTCCATGAGCCTGCAAAGCGGCGGTTTTGAGATAGCTCTGGCTGTGCATGCCGCCAACAATCTCTTTGTGGCGCTCATCTGCAACTACCAAGGCTCTTCGCTTCCCAGCCTGCCTCTTTTTGAGAGCACCCGGGCCCTGGGGACATGGACTGACCTGGCTCAACTGACGGCAGGTCTGGTTGCCGTCTGGCTTGCCTGCAGGTCGGCTTTCAGTTCACCGCAGGCTCCAAAAGACTGA